The proteins below come from a single Papaver somniferum cultivar HN1 chromosome 11, ASM357369v1, whole genome shotgun sequence genomic window:
- the LOC113324682 gene encoding uncharacterized protein LOC113324682 → MMWKILNSEEEEWSLFISAKFKDRNGQWTCNWKQSSIWTGLKWAWNTLKEDIRWNVGTGSKISVWYDIWLGGCALIEEIGLTDYVKNHIRMKVQDLILEGNWYVPTELQQIISVNSLPVIRGGSDQIVWTINDGKFYTNVAAEKIRHKETFLTWPKYIWKNFLHPSIASNISELQQEVYVDDEVMRKNGFELASMCCICLEAQDTMYHILWECDFSVAVWNWLNGVFCFANPKSFDEVCSAANNKSPLVRKIWMIAACAAMRELWFQKNAKFFEEKKLNLNRNKCRIVQLVHEGGYRLNGVSWGNLMKLR, encoded by the coding sequence ATGATGTGGAAAATCTTAAACtcggaagaagaagaatggtcatTGTTTATATCTGCAAAGTTTAAGGACAGAAATGGACAATGGACCTGTAATTGGAAACAATCTTCAATTTGGACAGGTTTAAAATGGGCTTGGAATACTTTAAAGGAAGATATTAGATGGAATGTTGGCACTGGTTCAAAGATTTCTGTTTGGTATGACATTTGGTTAGGTGGTTGTGCTTTAATTGAAGAAATTGGTCTCACTGACTATGTTAAAAATCATATTAGAATGAAAGTTCAGGATTTAATTCTGGAGGGGAATTGGTATGTTCCTACTGAGCTACAACAGATCATTTCAGTAAATTCTTTGCCAGTAATAAGAGGGGGATCAGATCAGATTGTGTGGACTATTAATGATGGAAAGTTCTACACTAATGTAGCAGCTGAGAAGATAAGGCATAAAGAAACATTTCTTACATGGCCTAAGTATATTTGGAAAAACTTTCTTCATCCTAGCATAGCTAGTAACATATCGGAGCTACAGCAAGAGGTGTATGTTGATGATGAGGTAATGAGGAAAAATGGGTTTGAATTGGCTTCTATGTGTTGCATATGTTTGGAAGCTCAAGACACTATGTATCATATCCTGTGGGAATGTGATTTTAGTGTTGCAGTCTGGAACTGGTTGAATGGAGTCTTCTGCTTTGCAAATCCAAAATCATTTGATGAAGTTTGTTCTGCAGCAAATAATAAGAGCCCTCTTGTCAGGAAAATTTGGATGATTGCAGCTTGTGCAGCTATGAGAGAATTATGGTTTCAGAAAAATGCTAAATTTTTTGAAGAGAAAAAACTCAATCTGAATAGAAATAAATGCAGAATTGTTCAGCTAGTTCATGAAGGTGGTTATAGGTTGAATGGAGTCAGCTGGGGCAACCTTATGAAGCTCAGGTGA